The Halorussus gelatinilyticus genome contains the following window.
GAGTGAACTGCGGGCTGCGCTGGTAGAGCGTCCGGTTCACCACGTAAGTCGAGACGCTGCTCGACTGCCCGGCCACGCGGGCGGTCCGGTTGATCCGGAGTTCGCGCTCGGCGCGGTCCACCGTGCCGGTCGAGTCGGTGACCGTCCGGCGCTCGACGTTGTTCGACGAGACGAGAGTGGCGATGTGGGCGTCGATGCGGTACGTCTCGACGTCGGCCATCGCGGCGACAGCGGACAACTTGACCGCCGTGGCGTTCACCGACTGGGCGGTAGCGGGGTCGTCGGTCGTGGTCGCGTCGGCCTCGGTGTGGGTCGTGGTGGTGGCGGTCGAGGTGGCGGGGTCGGTCCCGCCGCCGGAGCAACCCGCCAGCACGACGAGCGCGGCAAAGAGGACGGCGATGAGCGTGCGCTGTGGGTTCGACATTCGGGAAAGTTACCGACGACTGACAGCATAAAGCCTCCGGCTGGCCGACAAGTCCGGCGACGGGGCGCCCGAAACCCCGGTTTCCGTCCGGTCAGGAGGCGGGGTCGGTCAGAAGAGCAGGACTGTCAGTACAGTTCGATCGTCGAACGGGTGTGTCCAGTCGGGACGGGCGAAGCGGTCGGGACCGCCCGACCCGGTCGCATTCGGTTCGCAGCGGCCGACCGGCAGCGCCTCCGACGCCGCCAATCGGTAACGTGTGACGAAGCCAAGGATAAAAGATAAACCTACCCGCGCCATACGGTCACCGACTATAATGGAAGAGAGCGTTTCGGGCTTCAAGCTCCGCGGCACGTGGGGCGACATCGTCGAACACGGCGAGCGAATCACCGAAGCCCTCCGCGAAGCCGGGGTCTCCGGCGACGCCTACGACGAGTGGGAGGAGTGGCGGCCCAAACACCACGAGCGACTCGGCGAGGACGTCTCGGAGAAGACCGCAGAGCAGGCCTCGGTCGGCGAGGGCGAGGGCGAAAAGAAGGGGAAAGCGCCCGACGACGACTTGAAGACCGCGGGCGAGAAGATAAGCGAATCCTACGAGAAGTTGGAGGACGAGGACACCGACGAGGCCGTGAGCAAGTGGCAGGACTCGGTGAGCTACGTCGCGCGCGCCGCCGACTCCGCGAGTCGGAAGGCGCTCCGCAAGGTCGAGGACACGGTCTACCAGAAGGTGATGACCCGGCTCGCGCCCTACTACTTCGACAACGACCTCATCAGCGCCAACGTCCAGCAGGTCGGCCGCGGCGGCGAAGAGGAGACGTTCGTCTTCGAGGTCAACATCAACGACGACGACCTCAAGGAGGAGGTCAGCGAGAAGCTGGCGGACTACGAGGACGAGGTGAACCGCTGGCACGTCGCCACCGAGAAGCGCACCGACACCGCCGAGGCCGCCGAGGGCGTCGAAGCGCCCGAGGAACCCGAGGAGTCCCACTCGAAGACGACGTAGCGCGGCGGGTCTCTCGGAGGTCGAGTCGAGCGCGAGCGGAGAAAGAAATCGAACGACTCGAAGCCCAAGCCGGTACACTATTTTATCGTCGGCGAAAGATTCCCGGTATGGTCGGAACCGGCGTCGTGACGTTGGTAATCGCAGCTATCGCCAGTCTGTTCATGGCGTGGGCCATCGGCGCGGGGTCGTCTGGCTCGACTCCCTTCGCCCCAGCGGTGGGCGCGAACGCCATCTCCGTGATGCGGGCCGGGTTCTTCGTCGGCTTGCTCGGCTTCTTCGGAGCCGTGTTGCAGGGCGCGAACGTCTCGGAAGCGGTCGGTACGGAGCTAATCGGCGGCGTCCAGTTGACCGCCATCGCGGCGACGACCGGACTGCTCGTCGCGGCCGTGCTGGTCGCCATCGGCGTGTTCACGGGCTACCCCATCGCCACGGCGTTCACGGTCACCGGAGCCATCGTCGGCGTCGGACTGGCGATGGGCGGCGACCCGGCGTGGGCGAAGTACCGCCAGATTTCGGCGCTCTGGATTCTCACTCCGTTCGTCGGGAGTTCCATCGCGTACATCACCGCGAGGCTCCTGCGCTCGGAGCGCACCGCCGAGGAGGTCGTCATCCCGTTTCTCGCCGGGTTCGTCGGCCTCATCATCGCCAACGTAAAGTTCGTCGTCTTCGGCCCGCCGGACGTGAGTCAGTCGGTCGCCGAAACCGCTGGCGACGCGCTTTCGCTACCGCCGGTCGCGGGCGTCGAGACCGGCCGCATCGTCGTCTCGCTCGCTATCGCGGGCGTCCTCGCCGGACTGCTCGCGTGGGACGTGCGTCGGAATCTGGAGGCCGGACAGCGTCACTTCCTGCTGGCGCTCGGGAGCCTCGTCGCCTTCTCGGCGGGCGGGTCGCAGGTCGGTCTCGCCATCGGCCCGCTGGTGCCCCTGCTCGACCCCTTCGAGATTCCGCTCCTCCCCGTGCTGGTCGGCGGCGGCCTCGGCCTGCTCGCGGGGTCGTGGACCGGCGCGCCCCGGATGATAAAGGCGCTCGCGCAGGACTACTCGACGCTCGGCCCGCGCCGGTCCATCGCCGCGCTCATCCCCTCGTTCGCCATCGCGCAGGTCGCCGTGTTCTTCGGGATTCCGGTCTCGTTCAACGAGATTATCGTCAGCGCCATCGTGGGAAGCGGCTACGCCGCGGGAGACGGCGGCGTGAGCAAGGAGAAGATGGGCTACACGGTGCTGGCGTGGCTGGCGTCGCTCGTCATCGCCACCGGGGTCGGGTACGGCGTCTTCGCGCTCATCGAGACGCTGTAGTCGGGGACCGGTTGCTCGAAAGCGACGGACCCCTCGCTGGAAGTCACTTCCGACGACGAAAACCGAACGAAATCGCGTGCTACGACGGCGGTTACTGCTATCTACGAGTTGCAATCGTGTGAGCGAACCGCTCATCCTCACGGACGTGCCGACGGAAAACTCGCGGAAACCACGCCTCAACTCTCGGTCTCGACGCTGTCCTCGAACTCGGCTCCCTCGTCCGGTTCGGCCTCTGCGCGCTCCTGATCGTCCAACTTCGTCACGCGGGCCTTCATGATGCGGGTGTTCTCGACCTGTTCGACGCGGAGGCGCACGCCGTCGTAGGTGATGTCCTCGCCCTCCTCGACCAGTCGGCCCGCGCGGTTGAAGATGAACCCGGCGATGGTCTCGAACTCCTCGCCCTCGGGGAGGTCTATCTCCAGCGCCTCGTTGACCTCGTCGATGTTGAGTTCGCCACGGACGATGATGGTCTCGTCGTCCACGTACTCGATGGGTTCCTCTTCCTCGCCTTCGAGGATGTCGCCGACGATCTCCTCGACCATGTCCTCCATCGTGACCAGCCCCTCGGTGGTCCCGAACTCGTCGATGACGATGACCATCTGCATCCGGTTCTCGCGCATCTCGGTCAGGAGTTCGTCCACGTTCTTGCTCTCGGGGACGTGGAGGGTCGGCTGAATCACGTCTTCGAGTTCGAGTTCGTCGTGTTCGCCGTAGGTCTGTTCCCGGACCAAATCCCGGATGTGGATGACGCCGATGACGTTGTCGAGGCTTCCCTCGTAGACGGGGACGCGCTCGTGGCCGCTCTGGACCAGCGTCTCGATGGCCTCCTCGACGCTCGCAGTCTTCGGGACGGCGGTCATGTCGAGGCGCGGGGTCATCACTTCCTTGGCGATGGTGTTGTTGAACCGGAAGATGCGCTGGAGCATCTCGCGCTCGTCCTCCTCGATGACGCCCTCGCGCTCGCCGGTCTCTATCATGTTCTGAATCTCGTCGCGGGTCACGTAGGAGGTCTCGATGGCCGAGCGCCCGCCCGTAACCTTATTGACGAGGCGGGTGAGGTAGTCGAACGTGACGACCAGCGGGAGGAGGACGTACTCCGACAGTTTCAGCGGGCGGGCGATGCGGAGCGCCCACGACTCGGTGTTCTCCACCGCGTAGCTCTTGGGCGCGGACTCGCCGAACAGCAGAACGAGGGAGGTAATTCCGAAGGTGGAGATGAGGACTGCCACCCCGGCGCTCTCGACGTGGATACCGACGAGAGCCGTCGCTATCGACGACATGGCGATGTTGACGATGTTGTTTCCGACCAGAATCGTCACCAACAGGCGGTGCGGGTCGGATTTGAGTTCGTTGACCGTCTCCGCGCCCGGCACCTTGTCCTCGACCAGCGCGTCCACGCGGTGGTTCGCCAGCGAGAACATGGCGATCTCCGAGGACGAGAAGAATCCGGAGAGAGCGATGAGAAGGACGATGACTATCGCACCACCCCACGTAACCATCGCTGTCGAGACCTGAACGCCCAATACTTCCGCTATCGGGGTCGGCCCCGCAGACGCGACCGTAGACATCGGGAATGGCACCATTCGACAATCCAACTTGCAAGTGGACGGGATTAACTCTTTATTCTTTTCCCGGGACGTGACGCGAGACTGCCGCGAGCGAAGACCTTACGGCGTTTTCGGAACAATACTCGTCTATGAGCCAGTCAACCGGCACCGAGTCCGCGATAACCCTGTACCGCTTGCAGGCGTGTCCGTACTGCGAGCGCGTGGTCAACAAGCTACAGGAGTACGACCTCGACTACCGGTCGCGCTTCGTGGAACCGATGCACAGCGACCGCAACGTCGTCAAGCGCATCTCGGGCAAGCGCACCGTGCCCGCCATCGTGGACGAGAACACGGGCGTCACGATGAGCGAGAGCGCCAACATCGTGGAGTACCTCGAAAACACCTACGGCGCTGGAGGTGCCGAGTAATGCCGGACTTCGACGTCGTCTCGCTCCCCGACACCGACCACGTCGCGGAGGGCGACACCGCGCCGGACTTCACCCGACCGCTGGTCAACGACGAGTACTGGGAGGACGCCGCGCTCTCGGACCTGACCGACGAGGGGCCGGTCCTGCTCGTGTTCTTCACGATGGACGGGGCGTTCCCCGCGACGTACATCTGGAACGAGATTCGAGAGAGGAACTGGGGTAGCGAGGCGCAACGCGCCTCGGACGAAGCGAGCGGTGAAACCGCGAGCAACGACGGCCACGACCTCACGATCGTCGGCCTCTCCATTTCGGACCCCTACGCCCACAAGCAACTCGTCGAGGAACGCGGGATGGACTACCGGCTCTTCTCGGACCCGCAGAACGGCGTCGCCGAGGAGTACGGCATCGTCCACGACCTCGACGGGATGGCCGGCGTGAGCGAACCGCGGCCCGCCGCGTTCCTGCTGGACGAGGACCGGACCGTCGAGTACGCGTGGGTCGCCGAGGAGTGGCCCGACTTCCCGGACTACGACGACGTCGAAGCGGCTATCGAGGAACTGTAGCTGTAGCCGAGCGCCGCGAAGCGACGGTCCGACTACGACAACGACGCGGCCGTGCAGGGAACCGGCGTCCCGCGCGCCTTCTTCTGACCGGCGTCGAACCGTGAGGGATGTCGAACCGCGAGCGGCGTCGAACTCCGAGCGGCCTCGGACGCTACGCTTTTTTCCGCGGCCTCCCGAGATAGCGCCATGACCGACGAGTCGATAGCGGAGGCGGCGGACGCGGTTCGCAGGGGCGAACTCGTCGTCTACCCGACCGAGACGGTGTACGGACTCGGCGCGGACGCGCTGGACGAGGCGGCGATCGAGCGCGTCTTCGAGGCGAAGCGGCGGTCGCGCGAGAAACCGATTTCGCTCGCGGCGCCCACCGTGACGTCGGCGCTGGAGTACGTCCGCGCGACCGACCGCGAGGAGCGGTTCATGCGCGAGTTCCTCCCCGGCCCCGTGACCGTCCTCTGCGAGAAGCGCGAGCCGGTCCCCGACGTGCTGA
Protein-coding sequences here:
- a CDS encoding DUF5828 family protein — encoded protein: MEESVSGFKLRGTWGDIVEHGERITEALREAGVSGDAYDEWEEWRPKHHERLGEDVSEKTAEQASVGEGEGEKKGKAPDDDLKTAGEKISESYEKLEDEDTDEAVSKWQDSVSYVARAADSASRKALRKVEDTVYQKVMTRLAPYYFDNDLISANVQQVGRGGEEETFVFEVNINDDDLKEEVSEKLADYEDEVNRWHVATEKRTDTAEAAEGVEAPEEPEESHSKTT
- a CDS encoding inorganic phosphate transporter translates to MVGTGVVTLVIAAIASLFMAWAIGAGSSGSTPFAPAVGANAISVMRAGFFVGLLGFFGAVLQGANVSEAVGTELIGGVQLTAIAATTGLLVAAVLVAIGVFTGYPIATAFTVTGAIVGVGLAMGGDPAWAKYRQISALWILTPFVGSSIAYITARLLRSERTAEEVVIPFLAGFVGLIIANVKFVVFGPPDVSQSVAETAGDALSLPPVAGVETGRIVVSLAIAGVLAGLLAWDVRRNLEAGQRHFLLALGSLVAFSAGGSQVGLAIGPLVPLLDPFEIPLLPVLVGGGLGLLAGSWTGAPRMIKALAQDYSTLGPRRSIAALIPSFAIAQVAVFFGIPVSFNEIIVSAIVGSGYAAGDGGVSKEKMGYTVLAWLASLVIATGVGYGVFALIETL
- a CDS encoding hemolysin family protein — translated: MSTVASAGPTPIAEVLGVQVSTAMVTWGGAIVIVLLIALSGFFSSSEIAMFSLANHRVDALVEDKVPGAETVNELKSDPHRLLVTILVGNNIVNIAMSSIATALVGIHVESAGVAVLISTFGITSLVLLFGESAPKSYAVENTESWALRIARPLKLSEYVLLPLVVTFDYLTRLVNKVTGGRSAIETSYVTRDEIQNMIETGEREGVIEEDEREMLQRIFRFNNTIAKEVMTPRLDMTAVPKTASVEEAIETLVQSGHERVPVYEGSLDNVIGVIHIRDLVREQTYGEHDELELEDVIQPTLHVPESKNVDELLTEMRENRMQMVIVIDEFGTTEGLVTMEDMVEEIVGDILEGEEEEPIEYVDDETIIVRGELNIDEVNEALEIDLPEGEEFETIAGFIFNRAGRLVEEGEDITYDGVRLRVEQVENTRIMKARVTKLDDQERAEAEPDEGAEFEDSVETES
- a CDS encoding glutathione S-transferase N-terminal domain-containing protein; amino-acid sequence: MSQSTGTESAITLYRLQACPYCERVVNKLQEYDLDYRSRFVEPMHSDRNVVKRISGKRTVPAIVDENTGVTMSESANIVEYLENTYGAGGAE
- a CDS encoding redoxin domain-containing protein; translation: MPDFDVVSLPDTDHVAEGDTAPDFTRPLVNDEYWEDAALSDLTDEGPVLLVFFTMDGAFPATYIWNEIRERNWGSEAQRASDEASGETASNDGHDLTIVGLSISDPYAHKQLVEERGMDYRLFSDPQNGVAEEYGIVHDLDGMAGVSEPRPAAFLLDEDRTVEYAWVAEEWPDFPDYDDVEAAIEEL